The following are encoded in a window of Psilocybe cubensis strain MGC-MH-2018 chromosome 4, whole genome shotgun sequence genomic DNA:
- a CDS encoding Vacuolar protein sorting-associated protein 60.2, with product MNRLFGTSASKKPKPTLQDAINSTDARMSTIEVKIRKLDGELARYKEQMSKLRNGPGKDAIQQRALRTLKQKRMYEAQIAQLTQQTFNMESAALATENLRNTMATVDAMQIANKEMRKQYGKIDVDKIENMHYDMEDLLEQANEIQETLGRSYAVPDEIDEADLEAELDALALEEEEEGPSYLADLNKVPDFIDEPPVEVGETPRPEAVKQTG from the exons ATGAACAGGCTTTTTGGAACATCGGCTAGTAAGAAACCCAAACCAACCCTACAAGATGCAATCAACTCG ACGGATGCGCGTATGTCTACGATTGAAGTGAAAATCCGCAAATTGGATGGTGAACTCGCGCGATACAAGGAGCAGATGTCAAAGCTGCGCAACGGTCCTGGAAAG GATGCGATACAACAACGCGCTCTACGCACACTGAAGCAGAAGAGGATGTACGAAGCGCAGATCGCGCAGCTAACGCAACAGACATTCAATATGGAGAGCGCAGCACTCGCTACTGAAAATTTGCGCAATACCATGGCCACAGTTGACGCCATGCAAATTGCGAACAAGGAGATGCGCAAGCAATATGGAAAGATCGACGTCGACAAGATTGAG AATATGCACTACGATATGGAAGATCTGCTTGAACAGGCAAACGAGATTCAGGAGACGCTCGGTCGCTCATATGCTGTACCAGACGAAATTGACGAGGCCGATCTAGAAGCTG AGTTGGACGCTTTGGCgctggaagaggaagaagaaggtccTTCATACCTCGCTGACCTGAATAAGGTGCCAGATTTCATAGACGAACCCCCTGTGGAAGTAGGAGAG ACACCGAGACCGGAAGCCGTGAAACAGACTGGTTAA
- a CDS encoding NAD/NADP-dependent betaine aldehyde dehydrogenase, whose protein sequence is MIKPYDLNHAADEIPVINPATGEGLANVVSSSSKLVEDTINTAQKAYTSGVWSKASPLSRSKVLSKLARLLEAKIPELALLETAQTGRTIREMNAQLGRLPEWLDYFAAVLRTHQAFVAPTQGKLLNYVERVPLGVVAQITPFNHPLLIAIKKIAPALAAGNSVIVKPSELAPLTVYKFVEMAQEAGVPPGVLSVLPGGHQTGQDIVRNPLIRKVDITAGTSTGRQLGSIVGANLSRYTAELGGKAPIIVFEDADLVSAVNGVAFASFVASGQTCVSGTRILLHSTIYEEFMDKFLTKVNFIRNGMGNPSNPASTMGTVISTKHLERIDAMVKRAPANAKILTGGEPLGNHASTLDGFDFSKGSFYPPTVITGVSIEDELWQEEVFGPVVVVKTFENEADGIALANASKYGLGAGIWTLDISRAHRVAAAIESGLCWVNTHHRNDPSSPWGGMKESGIGRENGLEAFEAYTQSKSTIVNIASVEETRKNDDWFGSNDGSARRYG, encoded by the exons ATGATCAAACCATACGACCTCAATCATGCAGCAGACGA GATACCAGTAATCAACCCAGCTACAGGTGAAGGATTGGCAAA TGTTGTATCCTCGTCTTCAAAACTAGTGGAAGACACCATAAATACAGCCCAGAAAGCCTATACCTCTGGTGTCTGGTCCAAGGCATCACCTTTGTCACGTTCAAAGGTTTTATCCAAACTTGCGAGACTTCTAGAGGCCAAGATCCCGGAACTTGCTCTTTTGGAAACAGCTCAAACGGGCAGGACAATTCGTGAAATGAATGCACAACTTGGACGACTGCCTGAATGGCT TGATTATTTTGCTGCTGTGCTACGGACACATCAAGCTTTCGTGGCCCCTACGCAAGGGAAGCTCCTCAACTATGTAGAAAGGGTCCCGCTTGGCGTCGTTGCACAGATTACA CCATTTAACCATCCATTATTGATTGCCATCAAAAAGATCGCCCCCGCTCTGGCAGCTGGCAATAGTGTTATCGTAAAACCTTCAGAG CTTGCCCCTCTTACAGTTTACAAATTTGTGGAAATGGCACAAGAGGCTGGAG TACCCCCTGGTGTACTCTCTGTACTACCTGGTGGACATCAAACTGGACAAGATATAGTTCGCAATCCGCTGATACGCAAAGTGGACATAACT GCTGGCACATCAACGGGTCGACAATTGGGAAGCATAGTAGGCGCAAATCTTTCTAGGTATACTGCAGAACTAGGAGGAAAG GCCCCAATAATTGTCTTTGAAGACGCGGACTTGGTTAGTGCAGTCAATGGAGTGGCATTTGCATCTTTTGTTGCGTCTGGCCAGACATGTGTGTCTGGTACCAGAATTTTGCTCCACAGCACAATCTACGAAGAATTCATGGATAAGTTCCTTACCAAAGTCAACTTCATCAGAAATGGCATGGGTAATC CTTCTAATCCTGCATCTACCATGGGTACTGTCATATCTACCAAGCATCTGGAACGAATTGACGCCATGGTCAAACGTGCACCCGCAAATGCTAAGATCCTCACAGGCGGAGAACCGTTAGGGAACCACGCATCAACATTGGACGGATTCGATTTCTCAAAGGGCAGTTTCTATCCTCCGACAGTTATCACCGGAGTGAGCATTGAAGATGAGTTATGGCAGGAGGAAGTTTTCGGCCCTGTGGTCGTTGTCAAAACATTCGAG AACGAGGCCGATGGCATTGCATTGGCGAATGCTAGCAAGTATGGGCTCGGTGCAGGGATATGGACTCTGGATATTTCAAGAGCGCACCGCGTGGCCGCTGCGATCGAATCTGGACTGTGCTGGGTCAATACACACCATCGAAACGATCCTAGTTCCCCTTG GGGCGGAATGAAGGAAAGCGGAATTGGAAGGGAAAATGGTCTAGAGGCTTTTGAAGCAT AtacccaaagcaaatcgACGATCGTGAACATTGCTTCCGTGGAGGAAACCAGAAAAAATGACGACTGGTTTGGCAGTAATGACGGATCGGCGAGAAGATACGGTTGA
- a CDS encoding Protein pim1, with protein sequence MAPRRSSRAPSAKPASKVALEPTAPKSQVNGVSKKRAASPERIETAPLKRSKSETEKSENDPPVKPASTRKPRSKTSVAKVPAEPATKKAAKTKLSPVRETQPTPHVQVKPYFNQLPSPPQKQRPGLVPFAWGAGNFGQFGMGADALGEFAKPKKNVWATEQMEDGAFGDDNAGIESVVAGGLHTIFIDERGTIWTCGVNDDAALGRITQDVPDPKNPGSFLSVDDLTAVPHPLQSLVDEGFRAVTAASGDSICAAVSDKGELRVWGSFRVNEGSLGFSNGLKHQFKPVPILELSHKPGDAEKVSSIAAGNNHLLVLTTHGHIYSWGAGEQSQLGRKVLERRKIHGTVPEKVTLGTRLRKATVVGAGAFHSFAVDDKGDVWAWGLNSMGQTGTGYASSEDSVVQLPKKIQKLSKETLGDDVVIQIAGGTHHTLFLLQSGKVYACGRSSSGQLGLPADDPAFKDQVDPDFVSEPVLVPFPDSDDPVVQISCGSHNNSAVTRGGALYSWGQGVQGELGLGDEEEVKTPQIVVRKDGGAWFAAAVSCGGQHSIGLFRSKK encoded by the exons ATGGCTCCCCGACGTTCCTCCAGGGCGCCTTCAGCGAAGCCTGCTTCAAAAGTTGCTTTGGAACCAACTGCGCCAAAATCCCAGGTCAATGGTGTTTCCAAGAAACGCGCAGCTTCCCCAGAGCGAATCGAAACTGCACCATTAAAGCGCTCTAAATCGGAAACCGAGAAATCGGAGAATGATCCTCCGGTAAAACCTGCTTCCACACGCAAACCGCGCTCAAAAACTTCTGTCGCAAAAGTCCCAGCAGAACCTGCCACCAAAAAGGCAGCAAAAACCAAACTTTCACCCGTCCGCGAAACACAGCCAACGCCGCATGTTCAAGTAAAGCCATATTTCAATCAGCTGCCTTCACCTCCTCAAAAGCAGCGACCTGGTTTAGTTCCCTTTGCCTGGGGTGCAGGCAATTTTGGGCAGTTTGGAATGGGTGCTGATGCACTCGGTGAGTTTGCCAAACCCAAGAAAAATGTTTGGGCAACGGAACAGATGGAAGATGGTGCGTTTGGCGATGACAACGCTGGGATCGAATCTGTCGTGGCCGGTGGTTTGCATACTATCTTCATCGACGAGAGGGGCACA ATTTGGACATGCGGCGTGAACGATGACGCCGCGCTTGGCCGAATCACCCAAGATGTCCCAGACCCAAAAAATCCCGGTTCTTTCTTAAGTGTTGACGATCTCACCGCCGTCCCTCATCCTTTGCAATCGCTGGTCGATGAGGGCTTCCGTGCCGTTACGGCTGCTTCTGGTGATAGTATTTGTGCCGCCGTCAGCGACAAAGGCGAATTAAGAGTGTGGGGCTCATTCCGA GTCAACGAAGGCTCTCTCGGTTTCTCCAACGGACTTAAGCATCAATTCAAACCTGTGCCCATTCTGGAACTCAGCCATAAACCAGGTGATGCTGAGAAGGTCTCCTCAATTGCCGCAGGGAATAACCACCTGCTTGTGCTAACGACGCACGGACATATCTATTCTTGGGGCGCTGGAGAGCAGTCTCAACTAGGAAGAAAGGTTTTGGAACGCCGTAAAATTCATGGTACAGTGCCGGAGAAGGTCACTCTTGGTACACGACTTCGGAAGGCCACTGTAGTCGGCGCAGGTGCCTTCCATTCGTTTGCTGTTGACGACAAAGGCGATGTCTGGGCCTGGGGACTGAACAGCATGGGCCAGACTGGAACGGGCTATGCTTCTTCAGAGGATTCTGTCGTACAGCTGCCCAAGAAAATTCAGAAACTGAGCAAAGAGACGCttggtgatgatgttgtGATTCAAATCGCCGGAGGTACACACCATACTCTATTCCTACTGCAATCAGGAAAGGTCTATGCATGTGGTCGTTCAAGCTCTGGTCAACTTGGACTTCCCGCTGATGACCCAGCGTTCAAAGATCAGGTTGACCCTGACTTCGTTTCGGAACCTGTGTTGGTTCCTTTCCCAGACTCTGACGATCCAGTTGTTCAGATATCATGCGGATCTCATAACAACTCGGCTGTGACAAGAGGAGGAGCACTTTACTCCTGGGGACAAGGGGTTCAAGGCGAATTAGGTCTaggggatgaggaagaagtaaAAACACCCCAGATTGTTGTGCGCAAAGACGGTGGCGCATGGTTTGCTGCAGCCGTGTCATGCGGTGGCCAACACTCAATAGGACTGTTCCGTAGCAAGAAATAA
- a CDS encoding 2-oxoglutarate-Fe(II) type oxidoreductase ppzD → MLACRLNVLVRTALSKRQFSYSAPRLNPEFRIPIIDFAKIRNSSSPQEKKGTAEEIVSAFKESGFVYLTNHGITPSEVESTFRRSAQFFELPSDVKKNLSWEDPRSNRGYVAIGRERVTQSANREEIAALREKAPDFKESMEIGRDWDSEWKNQWPAEHLAPGFKQHMLDFYETCHELHVHIMRSIALGLGLKEHFFDDKIDEKCHNLRLLSYPPIKTNLLKEEGQARAGAHSVFSDYGTLTLLFQDSVGGLEVQNPLTGQFHPAVPVPGTIVVNVGDLLARWSNDVLRSTLHRVVAPAAQKINEIESETPKRQSIAFFCNPNFSAEVACLPNCGDVPKYPPVNAGDYIVGRLAVTYS, encoded by the exons ATGCTTGCCTGCAGATTAAATGTCCTTGTGCGCACTGCCCTCTCGAAGCGCCAGTTTTCTTACAGTGCTCCACGATTAAATCCTGAGTTCCGGATACCTATAATCGACTTTGCGAAAATCCGAAATTCGTCCTCGCCTCAGGAAAAGAAGGGAACGGCGGAAGAGATTGTATCTGCCTTCAAGGAAAGCGGGTTTGTGTATCTTACAAACCATGGTATAACTCCAT CTGAGGTTGAAAGTACATTCCGGAGA AGCGCTCAGTTTTTTGAATTACCATCCGATGTCAAG AAAAATCTTTCATGGGAGGATCCTCGCTCCAATCGTGGATACGTAGCGATCGGACGTGAACGTGTCACCCAGTCTGCAAACCGTGAAGAAATAGCTGCTCTTCGGGAGAAAGCTCCGGATTTTAAAGAAAGTATGGAGATTGGGAGAGACTGGGACTCAGAATGGAAGAATCAATGGCCGGCAGAACACTTGGCTCCTGGATTCAAGCAACATATGCTAGACTTCTATGAG ACGTGCCATGAGTTACACGTCCATATTATGCGTTCGATTGCGCTTGGGCTGGGACTGAAGGAGCATTTCTTCGATGATAAGATCGACGAAAAATGCCATAATTTGAGGTTGTTGTCGTATCCCCCTATCAAgacaaaccttttgaaagAGGAAGGACAAGCAAGGGCTGGTGCTCACAGTG TCTTCTCAGACTACGGTACATTGACTTTACTGTTCCAAGACTCAGTCGGGGGACTCGAGGTGCAGAACCCACTGACAGGTCAATTTCATCCTGCCGTACCTGTC CCTGGAACAATCGTGGTAAATGTTGGGGATCTTTTGGCGCGCTGGAGTAATGACGTCCTCAGATCTACGTTGCATCGCGTTGTGGCACCTGCTGCACAGAAGATCAACGAAATTGAAAGCGAGACGCCCAAACGCCAGTCCATTGCCTTTTTCTGCAATCCAAACTTCTCTGCTGAAGTTGCTTGCCTGCCGAACTGCGGAGATGTGCCCAAATACCCACCTGTCAATGCAGGAGACTACATTGTCGGGCGTCTTGCGGTAACATACTCATGA